The following DNA comes from Octopus bimaculoides isolate UCB-OBI-ISO-001 chromosome 8, ASM119413v2, whole genome shotgun sequence.
TAGTGTTAAGATACCATATTAACTgttgtttcatcatcattgaCCCCTGGACATTGCTGTCTTGAGCCCTAGGACTGAGGGAACTGGTTACTCAATTTCTGTGGAATATAAATGGCCGAGATCACAAGATTACCCCTGAActggatgccagtccattgcagttatattcatttacagctgagtggattggagcaacataaaattcTTGTGATTGTGAATGCCTacaccttaaccactgggccatggtCCTTTCACTTTACCTGTTATATACTCCTCCCAAAAATtagtttgttttagttttaagataggtgaattataatagaaaatatttcaagccTCTTCTTATCGttcatgttattttgttgttttgacaGGTTGGACAACACAACGTTCtcgcaaagaaaaaaagaataaagggaAAAATGAAATAGTGGTTGAAGAGATCGTTGCACAGAATGTAGAAAAAACTTCCAAAAAGAGGGAGTCACCAACCTCTAAACAACCATCAAAGAATAATGCTCAGACAGCAGATAAGAtcactaaaaaggaaaaaataactgCCTCATCTGTACAGGGAACGACCAAGGAAAAAAGTCCTGGGGCTTCTAAAAAAGAGAAGGCTGCTGAACAGTCAGGTAAGAAGGACGAAGGCAAGAAAGATAAGGGCTCTGAACAGAGCAGCAAGCAAGATAAGGGTTCTGAACAGgctagtaaaaaagaaaaaggctcCCAGCAGTCTTCTAAAGAAAAAAGCCCTCAACCTACTAAAAAGGAAAAATCTGTTGAGCATTCTAGCAAGGAGAAAAGCCCTCAACCCACTAAGAAAGACAAAAATGCTGCAcaagcaaataaaaaagaaaaggaatcagAACAGTCTGGAAAGAAGGGGTCTGAGCAGGCTGGAAAGAAGGGGTCTGAACAGGCTGGCAAGAAGGGATCGGAACAGACCGGCAAGAAGGGATCGGAACAAACTGGCAAAAAGGGATCAGAACAGACTGGTGAAAAGGGATCTGATCAGACTGTCAAGAAAGGGTCTGAACAGAGTGGCAAAAAAGGTTCTGAGCAATCCAGCAAGAAGGGATCTGAGCAGAGTGGCAAGAAGGAAAAAAGTCCTCAGCCCTCAAAGAAACAATCTGAGCAATCTGATAAAAAGCAAACTGGTTCTGAGCAACCTGGCAAGAAGGAGAACCTAGCCCCATCTGCAGAATCAACTtccaaaaagaaatcaaagaagaaaaatgaggtAAGTCTCTCTCTatttagtatgatatatatattatgtgggaTAAGgttataatccaagctgtgtcATCGTGAAACACATCTGCTTATTCTAGTACTTCAAGGTTGTATGTAGGTGTTATATTTGTGTGGGGaatgcataagagttgaaaaatactggGAAATAGTTTTTGCACagtaattacatatcaaaacaggagattggggaaaatgaatgagaattaaataaaaccaaaaattctttttaatctcctgttttgatatatatatatgtacacacacacacacacacatatctagtgTTAGTTGTTGAAAGAAAGAGTATTTGATACCATAGTAGGGATTAATAATATTACTTATTTTGGTCAAGTTAGTCTCTTGCTACTGCGAGTTTTGCCTGTGGGTGCATACCAGGGTTGTCAGGCCAATTACACCTGAAGAAATGACCGAAACAATAGATATGTCTGTTCTGACTCTTACCACTACATCTCAAGTCAGAAACAAAATTGCTTCCCTAATCCAGTGTTGTCAGTTTATGATGTCCAGTCAGCCTATAAAGACTCCATATATTTCCTAACATATtcttgttcctttcttttttaattattgtaaatTAAAGCAACATGGCCAAATAGATATGAAGTCAGAGTTTGATTCCTCTGTAGGTGTttcattgcatatttatatagttacatTATACTCCACACAAGTTGTTTGAAAGATATCAGATGATCTCAGAAAGATATCAGTAGTTTGAACGATATCAGATCATCTGGCAATGTTACCTATAATAAACTCACATAACCATGTATTAAAATAGGGATTTTTACTGATTTAAGGctttaaaaacaggagctaaatATAGACCTTAAAACGTGCCTTGGAACTtagaatatattgttttaatttctttgcttttttaaGGGTTTTATTCTGGCATCCCATCATCACTATCTTATCTCCCCAGTTACTCCCACCTGCCCTTATATACAGAGTAGTCATATATCTGCTCTATAGCCAGACACCTGTGCTtgttcctctatcatactttaacctcccaATATCTGGCATAAAGCCAACTCTCTCCCTTTTTGAATACTTCCACCCACCTCACTTAGGGGAGGTGGGCTTCTCCATTTCTTGTCGTTTTCTTGTCTTGCAACCTACTTGGTAAACCTCTCAGATGccaataacatgaaataagtacccAGTACATGCCCAATAAATTGGctggtgtgaggaagggcatccagccatagaaacccaaCACCGGGGTTCAACATGGCTCTGTGGCTTGTCAAatcctgtcagactgtccaacccatgccagcatggaaaacagatgttaaacgatgttgatgggTTCAAGGACAATTTTCTCAGGAAGAAGGCATAGTTGACTGAATTGGTTCTATTATTACATTTTGaaagttgttattttattaacctccaGAAAGATTAAAAAGTGATAACTCTGGAGTTAAGAAGGAAGAACTTAATCTTTGTAATGGATTCAGTCTGGTAATCTGTTGCTTCAGTAATTTCCACCACTCTAGTCTCTATAGCTATATCTTCaaacaaaaaatagtaataatggtgaaggttgcagcagcagcagcaacagtgttTCTTATACCATTGTAACACTAGTAACAGTTTAAAGAAATGTTTACCTGTTAttcattaatatcattttaatggGCCTCTATGTTGACAAGGGTAAGGTAGTATATCCTAACTTCTAATGGCTTCCATAGATTAAACTGCTTCAGTTCTTCAACTGGGTATTTGAACTGTTAAATGTTATGTACTTTACTTTGCCAGTGAAACTAGTCTTTAACAAATACTTAACAAGTTTGCAATAACTTTAAAAGGCCGTATTTTGAAGTGGTGTTTGATTGGACATGGTATAAGTTCTTTTCgtcatagtttaacgtccgctttccatgctagcatgggttggacaatttgactgaggactggcaagccagaaggctgcaccaggctccaatctgatctggcagagtttctacagctggatgcccttcctaatgccaaccactccgagagtgtagtgggtgcttttacgtgccaccgatgTTCTATTTTTCCATGTCAGCCTAGCCTAATGGGTAAGATCACATTTGAAACAGCaaaacttgaagaagttttaaTATCCAATCAGACttggtttgttttttgtaaatcctTTAAATATTTAGCAAATTAGAAGTATTTTTCTGATGAATTTTTTAATCCTCTTTGtttattatgttatattgtaTTATCAAATCTTGCCAGATGTGTGAGACTCTGCTGatataaaatattctatctataaaaaaaaaaaacgtcttcaTACAAGATATCTTTTTACATTGCTAGCAGTAGTAATGATTTGTTGTTTTTCAATGttgcttgtctttctttttctgtctcccaTAGGAATCTAAAGCTGGTAACAAAGAATCAGCCTCAGAAGCTAAATTTGTTCAATCTAAGAACAATTCTAACTTTGAAGAAATCCCTCCAGTTCAAGCATCTAAAAAATCTCCAGCCAGAAATAAAACTCCCTTGGTAGAAATAGTTGAACAAGTaagagaaagtttttttttttgttttatctttcacaTGGAAGAATTATCATAGATTATAAATTCTTGATGGTGAAATGTTATTGATAAATGATGGAAATAAATTGTTATTGCACTggtgccagtaccatgtaaaaagcacccagtacactggaGGGAAGCATAGTTGACTGAATTTgttctattgttatattttgctagtgattggtgttaggaagggcatccagctgtagaaaccaggccaaatcagactatGGGACCTGCTGCAGTTCCCtgtcttgccagctcctgtcagactgtccaacccatgccagcatggaagatagacattaaataaCGCTGATGATGAAACTAAGTAAATGAATGTAGATCAATTACGTTTCAATTGAAATAAAATGGTTCGGcctgaaacagaaaaaagaaatgttttagcAACAATTTTGTAAATACGTTAAACACATTTTTATGAGGAATAGAAAACAGAACATACTCTGGTGGTGATTATTATTAAGctaaaattttcattaattcCTGTTTCAATATTTCTACATATGCATTTGTGAGAAATGACCTTTCAAAaaccagtttttatcatgtttTTTGATCAAATTATGTCACCctagattaaaatagccattttCGTATCAAACTTAACATTAATACATCAGTGTGTCTCATGTGGATATGCTatgtttaaaaacatatattggaAGCAGATGAAAATCATCATAGTAGTGGCTGGTGAGAATGTTCAAAGTATGTCTGTCTCATTGGGCTGTCAGTAGCATGTACTCTCAGAGAAACTGCATGCCTAGACAAAATTTGTCTAGTGAATAAACTGTCACCGATGTTGTAAATAGCTGTTCTACTGAATAAAAATTCTCTATATGCAACAGAAGAGTATTAGACTAAAATTACCATTTGTGTACCATCCTTAATGTTAATACATTGTGATTGGCATATTTACTGTGGTATTTGTCTTGAGACAATATCTCATATGGACATGCTGTGTTTAAAATCATAATACATATTAGAAGCAGAATGAAATGGTCCTAGGTGCGGCTGGCAAAAATGCTAGATGTAatcgttttttattttctttc
Coding sequences within:
- the LOC106874386 gene encoding cylicin-2, which gives rise to MVALEFNTLTMLLPMLAIIVCALVFACGFRNPAQPPSFDSGRHESKKSTQKKPKKTKQPLQTNTQTKQSKAKTKLTKVPSGQSAVKGNKDPIVKSTSSKQQKSPTKGPTNKANQQATLDAKADHKKSQAKKPSTHVVIVIYSKSSRPTIKGIPVKIFQASSYRSCYFVVLTGWTTQRSRKEKKNKGKNEIVVEEIVAQNVEKTSKKRESPTSKQPSKNNAQTADKITKKEKITASSVQGTTKEKSPGASKKEKAAEQSGKKDEGKKDKGSEQSSKQDKGSEQASKKEKGSQQSSKEKSPQPTKKEKSVEHSSKEKSPQPTKKDKNAAQANKKEKESEQSGKKGSEQAGKKGSEQAGKKGSEQTGKKGSEQTGKKGSEQTGEKGSDQTVKKGSEQSGKKGSEQSSKKGSEQSGKKEKSPQPSKKQSEQSDKKQTGSEQPGKKENLAPSAESTSKKKSKKKNEESKAGNKESASEAKFVQSKNNSNFEEIPPVQASKKSPARNKTPLVEIVEQDFVLIPYPEKENACSPQETSPGKKKRNKKPAQPNQQQGEKGSPKPEKMATKPNQQQENNKNTQSKKKNTKNTADAEEKMMIKLENDETSNKDVKSPKKKKNKQNSPEKVIEDNNKLTDKSKKALDTKPVQAHTKESILASKTELNANNWTEAKPKNKKKARREN